TGCGAATCGAATCCCTCAGTCAGGGCCCTCACGCAATTGCTCGCGTCGAAGGAAAGGTGCATCTGGTCCGAGGGGGAGCGCCGGGGGATCTCGCCGAGATCGAAGTGACCGAAGATAAAGGCAAGTTTGCCTACGCAAGGATCGCCGAACTTTTCGAGCCCGGTCCGACCAGACGCGACCCGCCCTGCCGCTACGTACCCGAGTGCGGCGGATGCGGATGGCAACACCTCGACGAAGACTCGCAACGCGACACCAAGCAGAAGAGCATCGAGGAAGTATTCGCCCGCACCGACGGCCTTGCGGGTACCACGATTGACCCGATTCTGGCGGCTTCCGCCCCTCTGGCCTATCGCCGACGCCTATCCCTCCGGGTCGAACGCAAGGAAGTCGGCTTTTTCGCCGGAGGAAGCCACAATCTGATCCCGATCGACGAGTGCCTGCTGGGCGTACCTGCGCTGGCGGGCGGCATTGAACTCGCCCGACGGTGGGTTCGGCGTCTGGAAACTCGAATCAATCGGATCGAGCTTGCCTGGACCGGAGAATCCGACCGGATGGCGCTGATCGGCCAATGTGACGGGGCTCTGGCCGACGGAGATCGCGCCAGCAGCGAAGCGCTGCTGCGCGAAGAATCCCGACTCTCGACTCTCGTTCTGCACGGCCGGGGCTTCTACCACGCGCTCGGCATGGACCGCATCCGAGTCGAACTCCCCGGCGAAGAAATGCATGTCCGCGCAGGCGCTTTCAGCCAGGTCAGTGACAGTGGCAATCACCAGCTGATTTCCACCATGCTCTCTTTCGCCGAGGTGACCTCCGAGACTCGGGTCGCCGATCTCTATGCCGGTGCGGGAAATCTGAGCATCCCGCTGGCTCGATCCGGCGCTTCGGTGCTGGGGATCGAACGCGATCGCCGCGGCATTGAAGCACTCCGAGCGAACGCCGAGCGCCTCCAGCTCCATAATCTCGAGGGCCGGATCGGTCATGTACATCGAACCCTTCCGCGCTATCCGGCGGGCAGCTTTGATCTGATCGTGCTCGATCCACCACGCAGCGGGGCGGCCGAAGCCATCGACGAATTCCTGCGACTTTTGCCCAGAAAGATCGTCTACGTATCCTGCAACCCAACCACGCTTGCACGCGACCTGGGCCGCCTCTGTGTGTCGTACCGAATTGAACAAGTGGTACCGATCGACCTCTTTCCGCAGACACCACACACCGAGGCGGTCGCTCGGCTTGTGCGCAAGAGCTGAGCCTCGGGTCCGCGGCAGACCCAAATCTCCGCGCAAAAAACGAGCAAAGTCAGCGGTTTCACTTGCGCCCCCAACGCAGGATCGCCACACTCCGCGTGGGAGATTTCATTCATGGGGGAAGCGAATATCATCGGCATGGCCCGACCCCCCGAATCGCTGAAAAAACCGTGAGCGAGCCTGGTACAGAAAGCAAGGTCTTCCGGATTCGCGGACAGGCCGTGAGTCTTTTGCTCCTCGCCGTGCCCATAGCGCTCGCTCTTTCCAATATCCTTCCGGGAGCGGCGAGCAGTGGTTGGTGGATCGCAGGAGCCCTCGGCCTTGTCGCCTGCCAAAACAAGCCACCTTCGATCGACCGATTGGAGACCGTCTGGCTCGTTTGCCTGCTCCTGATCCCGTTCGCGGCGATCATCAGCCTCACCCAAAGTGAGGACCCGCTCCTCGGAGCGAGACGCCTCGAACGTCATTTGCGGTTCGCACTCGCGGTTCCGATATACTTCGCCATCCGCCACAAATCGCCCGGGACTCAACCTCTAATCGGCGTAATCCTCAGCTTCGGAGCCATCGGATCGGGAGCTGTGGCCCTGAGCCAGGTAAGCGCCGGAGTCGACCGGGCGCATGGAGCGGTGCATCCGATTCTGTTCGGAGACACAGCCATTCTGCTTTCCTGCGTCCTCGCCGCCCTCGCTTTTGCGGCACGCGGCTGGGCCAGAATCCTGTTTTTGGTTGCGGCCCTTTGCGGCCTTTTGGCCACCAACCTCTCGCTCACGCGCAATGCTTTTTTGGTACTGCCGACCGCCGGCGTTCTCGCAGCTTTCCTCTTCCAACGGCGGGGTCAGCATCGACGGGCTTCGGGAATCATGCTGACCATGATCCTGGGCATCGGCCTCGCTTTCGTAGTCCTCCCCGACGCTGTCGGACATACACTCAGAGGTATTGAGGAAACGGCAGCGTGGTGGCAGGCGACTCCGGGCATGGCGAGCACCTCCTTGGGGGGGCGTCTGGAATTATGGGCCCTCTGTCTGGAACTTTGGCAGCAGAGCCCTGTGTTCGGCATTGGAACTGGGCACTACCTCACGGGACTTACAGCCCTGACCGACGCGCGACAGGATCCCCTCCTCGCCGTGAACCCGAACCTCGCCGCGCACGCCCACTCGGCTTACTTGCAGAGCCTCGTAGCTCAGGGCTTGCTGGGATTCCTTCCGCTGCTGGGCGTATTGCTCCTGCCGGCTATTCGAGGGTGGCAACTGTCG
The genomic region above belongs to Candidatus Binatia bacterium and contains:
- the rlmD gene encoding 23S rRNA (uracil(1939)-C(5))-methyltransferase RlmD, with product MPRVRIESLSQGPHAIARVEGKVHLVRGGAPGDLAEIEVTEDKGKFAYARIAELFEPGPTRRDPPCRYVPECGGCGWQHLDEDSQRDTKQKSIEEVFARTDGLAGTTIDPILAASAPLAYRRRLSLRVERKEVGFFAGGSHNLIPIDECLLGVPALAGGIELARRWVRRLETRINRIELAWTGESDRMALIGQCDGALADGDRASSEALLREESRLSTLVLHGRGFYHALGMDRIRVELPGEEMHVRAGAFSQVSDSGNHQLISTMLSFAEVTSETRVADLYAGAGNLSIPLARSGASVLGIERDRRGIEALRANAERLQLHNLEGRIGHVHRTLPRYPAGSFDLIVLDPPRSGAAEAIDEFLRLLPRKIVYVSCNPTTLARDLGRLCVSYRIEQVVPIDLFPQTPHTEAVARLVRKS
- a CDS encoding O-antigen ligase family protein, which encodes MSEPGTESKVFRIRGQAVSLLLLAVPIALALSNILPGAASSGWWIAGALGLVACQNKPPSIDRLETVWLVCLLLIPFAAIISLTQSEDPLLGARRLERHLRFALAVPIYFAIRHKSPGTQPLIGVILSFGAIGSGAVALSQVSAGVDRAHGAVHPILFGDTAILLSCVLAALAFAARGWARILFLVAALCGLLATNLSLTRNAFLVLPTAGVLAAFLFQRRGQHRRASGIMLTMILGIGLAFVVLPDAVGHTLRGIEETAAWWQATPGMASTSLGGRLELWALCLELWQQSPVFGIGTGHYLTGLTALTDARQDPLLAVNPNLAAHAHSAYLQSLVAQGLLGFLPLLGVLLLPAIRGWQLSIRAKSRPELACGLCCLGVAGCFLIFGLGEAWNAKNSFTSLFLLAQTPLMAWSSRTLSDPEFLKGQGTPVA